The Spirochaeta cellobiosiphila DSM 17781 DNA segment TCAAAACTTTTAGGAGCCTTTTTGATTTGATTAATCCAACCTTCAACAGATTGATCGCACTCTTGGCATCCAATAATAGGTTGCACCATTGATCTGGCATGTCTGACAACACCCAATGGACCGGGCAGCTTTCCTACTTTTGTGCATCCCTGGAAAACAGAATCAATCATCACCGACCATATATTCTCCAGTTCAGAGTCTAATTGAGGATATCTGCTAGCCTCATTGGCCCGGGCGATTTCAGCAATCGAAAATCCTGTCACGTCACAATGGGCCAGAACATCCAAACCAGACTTTATGGGATAGGGAACGCTGACAACATCATCATGGGGAAGCTCCCCCTCTTGAACAACAAAGCCACCTCCTATGGAATAATAGGTTTGGGTATTAATGGTATTGTGATCCTTGTCATAAGCAGTGAAGATCATCCCATTAGGATGGTAAGGAAGACTCTGACTCTTGAGAAGAGCTATGTCATTATTCAAATCGAAGTCTATATTTTTTACGGCTCCCAGATGAAGTTGCTTCCCTATTTGAATCTCCTGGGGTACCCTTTGAACGTCATCCACATTAACAGTAACAGGATCTGCGTTGACCAGCCCCATAAGGACAGCAATATCCGTTCCATGGCCTAAACCAGTAAGGGCAAGAGATCCATAAAGGTCAACTTGAAGAGATTCCACTTCCTCTATCTGATCATTTATCTTTAAATCATTCTGGAATCTCTGAGCGGCACGCCAAGGTCCCAAAGTATGAGAACTAGAGGGTCCAATGCCTATCTTAAAGATTTCCAGAACACTAGCGATTGTGTCATTCTGTATGTTCATGACTTACTATAATATTAGGAACCTGTTTTGCCTATAGAATCATCACCTTTGGATGAAAAAAGGTTCCATATGAGGTTAGTGAAGGAAGAGAAAGAAAATCATTTTCCTTGGGATCTAGACTATTGATGCCCACCCCTCCCAAAGGACCAGAAGCATGAAGGACATGGTTATTGCCCAAATAGAGGGCGACATAACCAGAATAAAAGATCAGATCAGCAGGCTTTAACTCATCTCGGGAAACAGGAACAAAGGGGTATTTAAACTCGGCATCTCTATAAATAATAGAACCACTTAGTAAATACACCAGGGAACAGAGCCCTGAGCCATCCATTCCCTGGAGAGAACGCCCACCCTGACGATACTGAACCCCTTTAAACTCTAAGGCTTTATCTACAATTTGTTTTCGCTTTTCATCTTCCGCCATCGGCCTTGTGAGCTCTGATAGTTGCTTTATATGATCTGTGCGAATCCAGCCAGAACCACCTGTTAAAAGTTGAACCTCCAGCCACCCTTCTTTCTTCTCACCATTTAATAAGATAAAAGAACTGGCAGGAAGACATTCTATAAGGGGACTATCATAATGAGGTTCCCTAAGGACATCTCCATAACTAGAGAGAACCATAGCCAGGTTTTCCGTTTCATCCTGAGTACACGGGATAATATCCTTTGACCGAATCCACCCGGGATAACCATAGTAAGTTCTAAGCCAAAGCCATTCTCCATGATCTTCCAACAGGTACAAAGGAGACCCCATACAAACCTGATCTACTCTTGCAGCGTTTTCTTTAGCTTCTGAAAATAAATCAGCTAAAGGGACAGAAACAATATAATCAGCAAGGGACCATAAACGGGAGTCATTAATCTGTTCAAACTCTATCATATTTTATTTTCCTCATTATTAATTCACTTATAAATGCTACAGGATATACAAGATAAAGATCTATATATAATCGTAGAATAATGAGGGGCTATATTTTAGGAAAATCTCTTACCATCTCCCATTGATTGATATAATTATCTAAATTTAATTCCTGAAAAAGCTTATCCATATAAGAATTGGCCTCAACATTACTGATTGTGAATTCTTCTCCATTACACAAATCAGAAATACGTTTTAAGAGTGTCTGTACAACAGAAATAGAGGGGTAATCAGGAGATACACCTAGTTGAAGCACTCTCTTATTAACTTTATTAATAATAAAATAGCCTGCAACCTGATTGTCTATCTTAAGATATTGAAAGAGGAACAAGTCCTTTCTTGTTTCAAAGGTATCAAAGCTATTCTGCCAGGTAGGTACATAGCTGCAGAACTCTTCCGTATTAAAAGAGGAAAGGCCCTCTTCATTACTCACAAAATCACCAGTTATCGAGCAAGGTTCAATATTCCTTGTTTTATAGATTCTTAAAAACCTTGTCCTTTTAAATCCCTTCTTCTCGTATAATCTTTGTGCGGGAATATTATGTTCCAGAACTTCCAAATAAAACCTGTCAATTGGCGAAGATTGAACATTAAGAATCAATTGGTCCAGTAGCTTTGATCCAATATGTCTTTTTTGCCAGGAAGGAATAACCCCAGTAGCAATATCATAAATGCAGGACTGTCCATTAATAGTTCTCATTCCTATTAAACAAAAACCAGCTAGAACTCCCTCATCAATACACCCTATAGAATGTTGTGGAGAGTAGTTCATTGTCTCTAACATTATAGAGAAATCCTCCAGGGACAGTTGTATTTTAACTTCATACTGACTAAACGCTTCCCTAAAAGCATTCCAAATAACAGATACTTCAATGTCTGCTAAATTATTAAATTCCATTTACAAACCTCTAGATCCAAAAGTCTGATGCTATCTCTATTAAGTTTCCCTCGGGATCGGCAATCATTGCAGACCTCATACTCCAAGGTTCATCCCGAGGAGCATAGATGGGCTGAGCACCTTTTTCACAAAATCTATTATAGGTATCGTCAACATTATGGGAAGGACCTACATTAATGGATAATTCAAAACTACCATTTAACTTCTTTGGATAATCAGGAGTCTGTCCTAATAACTTTGGTAATTGAGCCCTTTCATACATAGCGAAGCGTATTCCTTCATGAACAAACTCCGCATATGGTCCTTCGCCTGACCAATTAATACCAAGACCGATAACGTCTCGATAAAAAGCTACCATTGCTTCTAAATCTTCAACAAATAATCCGATGAGATCAAATTTGATTTTCATAAAGCCTCCTTGAGATTTATGATACACAATGGAGCACAATTTTGCTTTACTTTTTTGGAATACAAATATTCCCCTATTCTAATGACATAGATCCTTTGTATTCACAATAAATAATATCCCCACAGTCCCTTGCAGATTCTTAAAAGAATGGCGTTGCCCTTTACCTGTGATGAGCATATCCCCCTTCTGGATAATTTGTTCTTCTTGATTTTCTATAACTTGAAAAGATCCTTCTACAACAAGGCAAAGTTCATAATTATCAATATGATAATGAGTGCCAATAACAGCATGAGCCTCCACTTCAATCAGTCCCGTTAAGCCAAAGGGGTAATCAAGATCGTCCGTAGGTACGACCTTATTCAATATGGCTTTACCAGTCCCTCCATGAAGTCCAAAAGCTTCCAAAATAGTTAAATCTTCTTTTTTGATTATCATCGTGAATCTCCTTATCACACAGAATAAGGGATAAATAGGGACAACATATGGTCTACTTTCTTTCCATTATTTTTACAGAATGTTCCCAGATGGCCTGTTTGAGTTTTACCGGATGAACAACCTGTGCATGACTGCCAAATCCTAAAACCCAGCGTAATAGGAAAGAATAATCAGTATATCCCCTTTCGAATAAAATATGCTCCTTATCATACTCACTATAGGAAGCGATACCAAATTCTTCAGCAATAATATATTCAACGGACTTATCAAAAATAATTTGAACCTTATTTTCTTCAGTGAAGTATTCTTCCAAGTTAAGGTCTTTAGAAGACTTTAAGCGGAGAGTAAAATGTTCCTCTCCTTCTTCAATATCCCACATACGTCGTATTTTAAAAAGTCGATAGTCATTGGCACCCAAACAGTAGGCATACAAATACCAATCATCCCATCGATATAGGATAAAATAAGGCTCAACAGATCTTACCAAACGTCCTTTGCCAGAAAAGTAATCAAAACGAAGTAAATGATTATTCTTAATACTTTGTCGTAATAGGCTAAATTTATCTTGGATATCAGGTTTATAGTGGGAACTTAGATTTATATCTATAGAGCTCTGTTTCTGGGCACCCATTGCTAGAAAACGTTGTATTAAGGGATTACCCTTTGAAGAGGGGAATACAGAACCCAGTCCAGATAAACCTGATAAGATATCTTCTAACTCGTCTTTTTTTAGGAATATTCTATCTAAGGAATACCCCTCCAGTAATCTGATCCCACCATGGCGCCCCAACTGGCTGTAGAGAGGGATACCCGCTCTGTTTAAAGCCTCTATATCTCTTTGTATCGTCTTAGTTGATACTTCAAATTCCTTTGCCAAAGCTTTGATTGTTACTTGTTCATTATTGAGTAAAGTAGTGAGAATAGAGAACATTCGTTCGAGCTTGTAGGACAATTATTCCTTACCGAAAGCCAACTTGGCAGCTAGACCCAAAAACAACAGACCAAAACCTTTTTGGATTCTATTCATAAGCTGAGAAGATTCTGTAAACAGCTGTTTAAAAGAATGAGCCAGAAGACCATACACAAGGAACACAAGCAAGGTAATGCCCATAAAGAACAGACTTAATATCATCATTTGAATCTCATAGTTTGATGAATCGGATGCCATAAACTGAGGAAGAAAGGACAAAAAGAACAGAGTTAATTTGGGATTGAGTAGATTAATAAGAACCGCTTTCCCTATGATGCCAAGGGAGGACTGGGAGCTCGTCTTCACGTCCACATTAAAACCTTTGCTACGAATCATACCTATTCCCAAATAGATAAGGTAAGCCACCCCAATATATTTGATGGTAGAAAATAACAAAGCACTCGTATGTAAAAGGGCAGTTAATCCAAAAACTCCTGCTAATAAATGGGGAACGATTCCCAAGGTACATCCTACTGCAGCCAAAATAGTGTCTTTTTTAGCAGAAGATAAACCCTTAGATAGTGTATATAAAACACCAGTTCCCGGCATAACAACAACAATAAATGAGGTGATAATAAAACTCCAACTAATCATAAACTTAATGATAACGACTGTATAATCATCTTGTCCACCACTTAGAATATTTATATTATGTGACCATGAATAAAAATAGGTCTCATAGTATTTTACTACTACTTAATACCCAGGGCCTTCTCTTTGAAGGAGCGGGTATCCTAGATATATTCCACCAGGCAAATCACTACTCTGGCCAAGAATTGTATAAGATTACCATTATGGGCACAGAACCGGAGCCTCTGGTTCATGGCCGGGCTGGTTATCAGATATTAGCGGACACCACAATTGAGGAATGGGACCTCAAAGAAAACCAGTTTGATACCCTTATAGTAACGGGAAGTGGCAGGCAAGAAATCTTTAGATCAGAAATCATTGATTGGATTAAAAATTCCCGTAAATATTTCAAAAGAATTGTCTCAGTATGTTCCGGAGCTATTCTCCTGGCAGAAGCAGGTCTACTTAAAGGGAAAAAAGCAACGACCCATTGGCAGCTCTTGGATCAATTAGCTCAATATCCTGAGGTAACAGTAAAAGATGATCCGATCTATGTAAAAGATGGATCCATATGGACCTCAGCAGGCGCCAGCTCTGGATTTGATATCACCCTGGCGATAGTAGAGGAAGACTATGGTTTTGAATTGGCCAAAAAAGTAGCCCAATATCTGGTGCTCTACCTAAGACGTCCTGGAGGGCAATCCCAATTTAGTACCCTTCTCACTCATCAGGTTAATATGGACAGTCCTATAAAAAAGGCCCAGGATTATATACAGGATCATCTAGGCCAAAGCTTGAAGGTTGAAGATATCGCAGACATCGTTCATATGAGCCCAAGGCATTTTGCGAGAGCCTTTAAAAAAGAAGTAGGACTACCTCCGGGGCAATATATAGAGAAGCTTCGTCTGGACAGAGCTAAAGTTCAGTTAGAGCAATCCACAGATACCGTTGATATTATCGCTTCTGATTGCGGCTTCGAAACCCCACTAAGCTTAAGACGTTTGTTTGATAAATATCTCAAAATAACCCCAAAAGAATACCGGAATCGTTTTGGCAGAATATGAACTATTAATGTCATTTTTGCCATAGTTTTTTTTCTTTATATTGAACTCAACAAGGAGTTCACAATGATAAAGATTGGAATTAATGGATTCGGAAGAATCGGAAGAAGCGTTCTAAGGGCTGCCCTTAAGAGAACAGATTTGGAAGTGGTAGCCGTTAATGATCTAACCGATAGTGCTACCTTAGCCCACCTTTTTGAATATGATACCGTATTAGGAACCTATAGAGGTGAAGTGTCTAGTACAGATCAGGCTCTTATCGTTGATGGTAAAAGCATTCATGTCATAGCAGAAAAAGATCCTGCCCTCATTCCTTGGTCAGACTATGGTGTAGATATAGTATTGGAAGCCACTGGTTTCTTTAATAGTAAAGAAGCAGCAGCAGTGCACATAACAAAAGGGGGAGCAAAAAGGGTTATCATTACAGCTCCTGCCAAAGGGGCTGATTTAACCACTGTAATGGGTGTTAATAATGACCAATATGATCCCCAAAAACACCTGGTAGTCTCT contains these protein-coding regions:
- a CDS encoding L-serine ammonia-lyase; amino-acid sequence: MNIQNDTIASVLEIFKIGIGPSSSHTLGPWRAAQRFQNDLKINDQIEEVESLQVDLYGSLALTGLGHGTDIAVLMGLVNADPVTVNVDDVQRVPQEIQIGKQLHLGAVKNIDFDLNNDIALLKSQSLPYHPNGMIFTAYDKDHNTINTQTYYSIGGGFVVQEGELPHDDVVSVPYPIKSGLDVLAHCDVTGFSIAEIARANEASRYPQLDSELENIWSVMIDSVFQGCTKVGKLPGPLGVVRHARSMVQPIIGCQECDQSVEGWINQIKKAPKSFDQVLKLISAFAMAVNEENASFGRIVTSPTNGSSGVIPAVLLYYIAFSGLKVSNKEINDFLLVAGVVGGIFKDSATISAAMGGCQAEIGVSSAMAAAALTEGMGGSPRQSLMAAEIAMEHHLGLTCDPIGGLVQIPCIERNSMGAVKAITAAHMAISKDPSKAIVSLDSVIKSMWETAKDMNTKYKETSLGGLAVNVSVRTPEC
- a CDS encoding NlpC/P60 family protein → MIEFEQINDSRLWSLADYIVSVPLADLFSEAKENAARVDQVCMGSPLYLLEDHGEWLWLRTYYGYPGWIRSKDIIPCTQDETENLAMVLSSYGDVLREPHYDSPLIECLPASSFILLNGEKKEGWLEVQLLTGGSGWIRTDHIKQLSELTRPMAEDEKRKQIVDKALEFKGVQYRQGGRSLQGMDGSGLCSLVYLLSGSIIYRDAEFKYPFVPVSRDELKPADLIFYSGYVALYLGNNHVLHASGPLGGVGINSLDPKENDFLSLPSLTSYGTFFHPKVMIL
- a CDS encoding GNAT family N-acetyltransferase; this encodes MEFNNLADIEVSVIWNAFREAFSQYEVKIQLSLEDFSIMLETMNYSPQHSIGCIDEGVLAGFCLIGMRTINGQSCIYDIATGVIPSWQKRHIGSKLLDQLILNVQSSPIDRFYLEVLEHNIPAQRLYEKKGFKRTRFLRIYKTRNIEPCSITGDFVSNEEGLSSFNTEEFCSYVPTWQNSFDTFETRKDLFLFQYLKIDNQVAGYFIINKVNKRVLQLGVSPDYPSISVVQTLLKRISDLCNGEEFTISNVEANSYMDKLFQELNLDNYINQWEMVRDFPKI
- a CDS encoding VOC family protein; translation: MKIKFDLIGLFVEDLEAMVAFYRDVIGLGINWSGEGPYAEFVHEGIRFAMYERAQLPKLLGQTPDYPKKLNGSFELSINVGPSHNVDDTYNRFCEKGAQPIYAPRDEPWSMRSAMIADPEGNLIEIASDFWI
- a CDS encoding cupin domain-containing protein, which gives rise to MIIKKEDLTILEAFGLHGGTGKAILNKVVPTDDLDYPFGLTGLIEVEAHAVIGTHYHIDNYELCLVVEGSFQVIENQEEQIIQKGDMLITGKGQRHSFKNLQGTVGILFIVNTKDLCH
- a CDS encoding helix-turn-helix transcriptional regulator; translation: MSYKLERMFSILTTLLNNEQVTIKALAKEFEVSTKTIQRDIEALNRAGIPLYSQLGRHGGIRLLEGYSLDRIFLKKDELEDILSGLSGLGSVFPSSKGNPLIQRFLAMGAQKQSSIDINLSSHYKPDIQDKFSLLRQSIKNNHLLRFDYFSGKGRLVRSVEPYFILYRWDDWYLYAYCLGANDYRLFKIRRMWDIEEGEEHFTLRLKSSKDLNLEEYFTEENKVQIIFDKSVEYIIAEEFGIASYSEYDKEHILFERGYTDYSFLLRWVLGFGSHAQVVHPVKLKQAIWEHSVKIMERK
- a CDS encoding LysE family translocator, translating into MISWSFIITSFIVVVMPGTGVLYTLSKGLSSAKKDTILAAVGCTLGIVPHLLAGVFGLTALLHTSALLFSTIKYIGVAYLIYLGIGMIRSKGFNVDVKTSSQSSLGIIGKAVLINLLNPKLTLFFLSFLPQFMASDSSNYEIQMMILSLFFMGITLLVFLVYGLLAHSFKQLFTESSQLMNRIQKGFGLLFLGLAAKLAFGKE
- a CDS encoding GlxA family transcriptional regulator, which encodes MNKNRSHSILLLLNTQGLLFEGAGILDIFHQANHYSGQELYKITIMGTEPEPLVHGRAGYQILADTTIEEWDLKENQFDTLIVTGSGRQEIFRSEIIDWIKNSRKYFKRIVSVCSGAILLAEAGLLKGKKATTHWQLLDQLAQYPEVTVKDDPIYVKDGSIWTSAGASSGFDITLAIVEEDYGFELAKKVAQYLVLYLRRPGGQSQFSTLLTHQVNMDSPIKKAQDYIQDHLGQSLKVEDIADIVHMSPRHFARAFKKEVGLPPGQYIEKLRLDRAKVQLEQSTDTVDIIASDCGFETPLSLRRLFDKYLKITPKEYRNRFGRI